The Bacteroidia bacterium genome includes a region encoding these proteins:
- a CDS encoding UbiA family prenyltransferase, which produces MSEVKKYLSLVKFSHTIFAMPFALIGYFLGIKTAGFGFDLKVFLLVILCMVLARSAAMAFNRMVDVQYDRRNPRTVNREIPSGQISLFAASVFVALSSILFIVTTWFINSLVFYLSPVALIVIFGYSFTKRFTSLCHFVLGLGLALAPIGAYLSVTARFDILPLLFSFIVLLWVGGFDIIYALQDDEFDKSQKLHSLPVSLGRKTALLFSSLAHVVTIGIAVYAGITGPFSIIFWIGLFVFSGMLLYEHLIVKPGDLSRVNMAFAVVNGVAGVLFGGFVISSLYF; this is translated from the coding sequence ATGAGTGAGGTCAAAAAATATTTATCATTAGTAAAATTTAGTCACACTATTTTTGCAATGCCATTTGCATTAATAGGATATTTTTTAGGAATAAAAACTGCTGGGTTCGGTTTTGATTTAAAAGTGTTTTTGCTTGTGATTTTATGTATGGTTCTTGCACGAAGTGCTGCAATGGCATTTAACAGAATGGTGGATGTGCAGTATGACAGAAGAAATCCGAGAACTGTAAATCGCGAAATTCCTTCGGGGCAAATTTCTCTTTTTGCAGCTTCAGTTTTTGTTGCATTAAGTTCTATATTGTTTATTGTTACAACATGGTTTATTAATTCTTTGGTGTTTTATCTTTCACCTGTTGCTTTAATTGTAATTTTTGGCTATAGTTTTACAAAAAGATTTACTTCTCTTTGTCATTTTGTTTTGGGCCTTGGACTCGCATTAGCGCCAATTGGTGCTTATTTGTCTGTAACAGCCAGATTTGATATTTTACCCTTACTTTTTTCTTTTATTGTTTTGTTATGGGTAGGAGGTTTCGATATTATATATGCATTGCAGGATGATGAATTTGATAAAAGTCAAAAACTTCATTCTTTACCTGTAAGTCTTGGACGCAAAACAGCACTTTTATTTTCTTCTTTAGCCCATGTTGTTACAATAGGAATTGCTGTTTATGCAGGGATTACCGGACCATTTTCGATAATTTTCTGGATAGGTCTTTTTGTTTTTTCAGGAATGTTATTGTATGAACATTTAATTGTAAAACCCGGTGATTTAAGCCGGGTTAATATGGCATTTGCCGTTGTTAATGGCGTTGCCGGAGTGCTGTTCGGAGGATTTGTTATCTCCTCGTTATATTTTTAG
- a CDS encoding O-acetyl-ADP-ribose deacetylase translates to MKKIELIKSDITTLNVDAIVNAANSSLLGGGGVDGAIHEAAGEELLEKCKKLNGCNTGEAKITKGYNLSANYIIHTVGPVWVGGKNNEDKYLASCYKNSLDLAIKNNIKTIAFPNISTGIYGFPKNRAAIIAVHAVELFLKEHNQIDKVIFVAFDDENYSIYEKLLK, encoded by the coding sequence ATGAAAAAAATCGAATTAATAAAATCGGATATAACAACGTTAAATGTTGATGCTATTGTTAATGCAGCAAATAGCAGTTTGCTTGGTGGAGGTGGTGTTGATGGTGCAATTCATGAGGCCGCAGGTGAAGAACTTTTAGAGAAATGCAAAAAACTGAATGGTTGTAATACCGGTGAAGCAAAAATAACAAAAGGATATAATTTGTCTGCAAATTATATTATTCATACTGTCGGACCAGTATGGGTTGGTGGTAAAAACAATGAAGACAAATATCTGGCAAGTTGTTATAAGAATAGTCTTGATCTTGCAATTAAGAATAATATTAAAACAATTGCTTTCCCAAATATAAGTACCGGTATATATGGTTTCCCTAAAAATCGTGCTGCTATAATAGCTGTTCATGCAGTAGAATTATTTTTAAAAGAACATAATCAGATTGATAAAGTTATTTTTGTTGCTTTTGATGATGAAAATTATAGTATTTATGAAAAACTATTAAAATAA
- a CDS encoding DNA-3-methyladenine glycosylase yields the protein MAVLEEEFFKKDVLEVAPALIGKILCRRLENDKVEKFIITETEAYRGEEDLACHASKGRTKRTEVMYHEGGKIYVYLIYGMYWLLNIVTGDENEPQAVLIRGIEKYNGPGKLTKALQISGEFYGKKLKSENGLWIENNVLTSNIITSTRIGIDYAGEEWKNKPWRFILESKKLQKQ from the coding sequence ATGGCGGTTTTAGAAGAGGAATTCTTTAAGAAAGATGTACTAGAAGTTGCTCCAGCTTTAATAGGCAAGATTTTGTGTAGAAGATTAGAAAACGATAAAGTGGAAAAATTTATTATTACCGAAACCGAAGCCTATCGTGGAGAAGAGGATTTAGCTTGTCATGCAAGTAAAGGTCGTACTAAAAGAACCGAAGTGATGTATCACGAAGGAGGGAAAATTTATGTTTATCTGATTTATGGAATGTATTGGTTGTTAAACATTGTTACAGGAGATGAAAATGAACCACAGGCAGTTTTAATCCGTGGGATTGAGAAATATAACGGACCGGGTAAACTCACAAAAGCATTACAAATAAGCGGAGAATTTTATGGCAAAAAATTAAAATCCGAAAATGGATTATGGATTGAAAATAATGTATTAACTTCAAATATTATTACATCAACCAGAATAGGAATTGATTATGCCGGAGAAGAATGGAAAAATAAACCATGGAGATTTATTCTAGAAAGTAAAAAGCTGCAAAAACAATAA
- a CDS encoding nucleoside deaminase, whose product MLEAIRLSTENIDNGGGPFGAVIVKNGKIIAKGVNKVTVNNDPTAHAEVTAIREAAKVLNNFDLSGCEIYTSCEPCPMCLGAIYWSRLDKIYYGNTKVDAKNIGFDDAFIYDEILVPLKNRKLPISQLLQTEALEAFKKWSLKEDKTEY is encoded by the coding sequence ATGTTGGAAGCAATCAGGCTTTCAACAGAGAATATTGACAATGGTGGCGGTCCATTTGGTGCAGTAATAGTAAAAAATGGGAAAATTATAGCAAAGGGAGTAAATAAAGTTACTGTTAATAACGATCCAACTGCACATGCCGAGGTTACTGCTATTCGCGAAGCTGCAAAAGTTTTAAATAATTTTGATTTGAGTGGCTGTGAAATTTATACTTCCTGTGAACCATGTCCTATGTGTTTAGGTGCAATTTACTGGTCGCGACTTGATAAAATATATTATGGAAATACTAAGGTTGATGCAAAAAATATTGGTTTTGATGATGCGTTTATTTATGATGAAATTCTTGTTCCTTTAAAAAACAGAAAATTACCAATCTCTCAATTATTGCAAACAGAAGCCTTGGAGGCTTTTAAAAAATGGTCATTAAAAGAAGATAAAACAGAGTATTAA
- a CDS encoding O-antigen ligase family protein, which yields MPLFTPTIHRYIYLFGLALLAFSLPLSSFGTSISELILLGNWIAEGNFKEKFSKLKSKNGILFFSSIFIVHVIWLLPPQDYNYAFNDLKVKVPILVLPILIGSSYALTKKLLKSILLFFTSGVLLGTLISITIFIFKQSVNITNYRDLSPFISHIRFSLMIAFSIFIFMYYSFNKNETAFKGIWKICALIASVWLIVFLILLKSLTGIVIFGIISYLIFWFLAFKIKHWLKWVIFLFLIVLPVLPSIYIYNVLINFTKIEEIDFSSVDTRTESGKYYTFVPDAKSVENGKLVWIYVCENELMSEWQKRSKIDYFDKDRNGNDLRFTLIRFLTSKGLRKDSAGISRLNSEEINAIENGVPNYLFLSEWKIYPIVYNVIWELYEYKYNKQASGHSVAQRIEYLKAAKEIISANFFFGVGTGNVQHSFDKQYEIMQSKLDKEWRLRAHNQLVTFFLTFGVFGFIFFIFMLFYPVIKEKGYKDFLFSVLFLIMFLSFFNEDTLESQAGVTFFVLFYCLFLFSGKQEVVHTEQ from the coding sequence ATGCCTTTATTTACTCCAACTATTCATCGTTATATTTATTTGTTTGGATTAGCTCTCCTTGCATTTTCATTACCACTTTCTTCTTTTGGAACAAGTATTTCAGAATTAATATTATTGGGCAATTGGATAGCTGAAGGTAATTTTAAAGAAAAGTTCTCAAAATTAAAATCTAAAAATGGGATTTTATTTTTTTCGTCAATTTTTATTGTTCATGTTATCTGGTTGCTACCACCTCAAGATTATAATTATGCCTTTAACGATTTGAAAGTTAAGGTACCTATATTAGTTTTACCAATATTAATAGGTAGTTCGTATGCATTGACAAAAAAGCTGTTAAAGTCAATATTATTGTTTTTTACATCTGGGGTTTTGCTTGGTACATTAATAAGTATAACAATCTTTATTTTTAAACAATCTGTAAATATTACAAACTATAGAGATCTTTCTCCATTTATTTCTCATATCAGGTTTTCTTTAATGATAGCTTTTTCAATTTTTATTTTCATGTATTATTCTTTTAATAAAAATGAAACAGCTTTTAAAGGTATATGGAAAATATGTGCATTAATAGCATCTGTTTGGTTGATAGTTTTTCTTATACTTTTAAAAAGTTTAACAGGCATAGTTATTTTTGGAATTATTTCTTATTTAATTTTTTGGTTTTTAGCTTTTAAAATAAAGCATTGGCTTAAATGGGTAATCTTTCTGTTTTTGATTGTCTTGCCTGTTCTTCCTAGCATTTATATATATAATGTCCTGATAAATTTTACAAAAATTGAAGAAATAGATTTTTCTAGTGTTGATACAAGAACAGAGTCGGGAAAATATTATACGTTCGTTCCTGATGCAAAATCTGTAGAAAACGGGAAACTAGTTTGGATTTATGTTTGCGAAAATGAACTTATGTCAGAGTGGCAAAAAAGAAGTAAAATTGATTATTTTGATAAAGACAGAAATGGAAATGATCTTAGATTTACTCTTATAAGATTTTTAACATCTAAAGGTTTAAGAAAAGATTCTGCAGGTATTTCCAGATTAAATTCTGAAGAAATAAATGCTATAGAAAATGGTGTTCCAAATTATTTGTTTCTTAGCGAATGGAAAATTTATCCAATAGTATATAATGTTATTTGGGAGTTGTATGAATATAAATATAATAAACAGGCCAGTGGTCATTCAGTAGCACAAAGGATTGAATATTTAAAAGCAGCAAAAGAAATAATCTCAGCAAATTTCTTTTTTGGGGTGGGCACCGGAAACGTTCAGCATTCATTTGATAAGCAATATGAGATAATGCAAAGTAAACTTGATAAGGAGTGGAGATTAAGGGCACATAATCAACTTGTGACTTTCTTTCTTACTTTTGGAGTATTTGGTTTTATTTTCTTCATTTTCATGTTATTTTATCCTGTAATAAAAGAAAAAGGTTATAAAGATTTTCTTTTTTCTGTATTGTTCTTGATTATGTTTTTGTCATTTTTTAATGAAGATACTTTAGAATCTCAGGCAGGAGTAACATTTTTCGTTTTGTTTTACTGCTTATTTCTTTTTTCAGGAAAACAAGAAGTTGTTCATACAGAACAATAA
- the rplM gene encoding 50S ribosomal protein L13, with amino-acid sequence MDALSYKTVSLNKATVKKEWLVIDATDLVVGRLCSTIAVILRGKHKAGFTPHVDCGDNVILLNSEKIQFTGDKWANKRYVRHTGYPGGQRLISPEKQMAKDPRKIIEHGVKGMLPRNRLSRRLIHNLFIYTGTEHPHEAQKPKVININTIK; translated from the coding sequence GTGGACGCATTAAGCTACAAAACAGTATCTTTAAATAAAGCAACTGTAAAAAAAGAATGGTTAGTTATTGATGCTACCGATTTGGTAGTTGGTAGACTTTGTTCAACCATTGCAGTAATTCTCAGAGGAAAACACAAAGCTGGATTTACTCCTCATGTTGATTGCGGTGATAACGTAATTTTATTGAACTCTGAAAAGATTCAATTTACAGGTGATAAATGGGCTAACAAACGTTATGTTCGTCATACCGGATACCCTGGTGGTCAACGCCTTATTTCTCCAGAGAAACAAATGGCTAAAGATCCAAGAAAGATTATCGAGCATGGTGTAAAAGGTATGCTTCCTCGTAATCGATTATCAAGAAGATTAATTCATAACCTGTTCATTTATACAGGCACTGAGCATCCACATGAAGCTCAAAAACCAAAAGTAATAAATATTAATACAATTAAATAA
- the rpsI gene encoding 30S ribosomal protein S9 codes for MGIVNAIGRRKAAIARIYLKEGTGIITINDREFKNYFPTPQLQHTVIHPLLTIQAENKFDIKVNLDGGGINGQAEALRLAISRAIVKATPELKPALKVKGFLTRDPREVERKKPGQKKARKRFQFSKR; via the coding sequence ATGGGAATTGTAAACGCAATAGGTAGAAGAAAAGCTGCAATTGCACGCATATACTTAAAAGAAGGAACTGGAATAATAACTATCAATGATAGAGAATTTAAAAATTATTTTCCAACTCCTCAACTTCAGCATACCGTTATTCATCCACTTCTCACAATTCAGGCTGAAAACAAATTCGATATTAAAGTAAACCTTGATGGTGGTGGAATTAATGGTCAGGCAGAAGCGCTTCGTTTAGCAATTTCAAGAGCTATTGTAAAAGCAACTCCTGAACTAAAACCAGCATTAAAAGTTAAAGGTTTCTTAACCCGCGACCCACGCGAAGTTGAACGTAAAAAACCAGGACAGAAAAAAGCACGTAAAAGATTCCAGTTTAGCAAACGTTAA
- the rpsB gene encoding 30S ribosomal protein S2, translated as MSKVTFEQLLEAGVHFGHLKRKWNPNMAPYIFMEKNGIHILDLHKTVVKLDEACNALKQIAKSGRKILFVATKKQAKDIVAEKVSKINMPYVTERWPGGMLTNFPTIRKAVKKMSTIDKMATDGTFDNLSKREKLQISRKRAKLEKNLGSITDLTRLPAALFIIDVSKEHIAVREAKRLSIPLFGMVDTNSDPNNIDFPIPANDDASNSIALILDTAIAAITAGLEERKFDKEKEVAQPKEKPSRNRTKHEETEEVSNEEEVVADDSVELVEATAEEIAALAAKKSTEAKKSPAKRTTIKKNIKE; from the coding sequence ATGTCAAAAGTAACATTCGAACAATTATTAGAAGCAGGTGTACACTTTGGTCACCTTAAAAGAAAATGGAATCCAAACATGGCTCCTTATATTTTTATGGAGAAAAATGGAATTCACATTCTTGATTTACACAAAACCGTTGTAAAGCTTGATGAAGCTTGCAATGCATTAAAACAAATTGCAAAATCTGGACGCAAAATTTTATTTGTAGCTACAAAAAAACAAGCAAAAGATATAGTTGCAGAAAAAGTAAGTAAAATTAATATGCCTTATGTAACTGAGCGTTGGCCAGGTGGTATGTTAACAAATTTCCCTACAATTCGTAAAGCTGTTAAGAAAATGTCTACCATTGATAAAATGGCTACAGATGGCACTTTCGATAACCTTTCAAAAAGAGAAAAACTTCAGATTAGCCGTAAACGTGCTAAATTAGAAAAGAACTTAGGTAGTATTACAGACTTAACCCGTTTACCAGCTGCTCTTTTTATTATTGACGTTTCAAAAGAACATATTGCAGTAAGAGAAGCAAAACGTTTAAGTATTCCATTATTTGGAATGGTTGATACTAACTCAGATCCTAATAATATCGATTTCCCAATTCCTGCAAACGATGATGCATCAAATTCAATTGCATTAATTCTTGATACAGCAATAGCTGCTATTACAGCTGGTCTTGAAGAACGTAAATTTGATAAAGAAAAAGAAGTTGCTCAGCCAAAAGAGAAACCTTCACGTAACAGAACAAAACACGAAGAAACTGAGGAAGTTTCTAACGAAGAAGAAGTTGTTGCTGATGATTCAGTAGAACTAGTTGAAGCTACTGCTGAAGAAATTGCTGCTTTAGCTGCAAAAAAGAGTACTGAAGCAAAGAAATCTCCAGCAAAAAGAACAACAATAAAGAAAAACATTAAAGAATAA
- a CDS encoding elongation factor Ts — MAQITTADITKLRQLTGAGMMDCKNALTESEGDVNIAIEIIRKKGQAVSMKRADRQTTQGLVVAEISPNGKDAAIIALSCETDFVAKTDGFIELSKIIAQKALEAKPANIDELKQINVNNLTIQDMIMDKVAAIGERIDVTYYEHISAEHVFSYIHQGSKIGTLVGFNKMVSNQQIGKDVAMQIAAMSPIAIDKDDISKEMVEKEIEIGKEQARAEGKPEAMLEKIAMGKLNKFYNESTLLNQEFVKDNKMTVRQYIQNGDKDLSITVFKRCSITL; from the coding sequence ATGGCACAAATTACAACTGCAGATATTACAAAATTACGTCAACTTACAGGTGCTGGAATGATGGATTGTAAAAATGCACTTACTGAATCAGAAGGTGATGTTAATATTGCAATAGAAATTATTCGTAAAAAAGGACAGGCTGTTTCGATGAAACGTGCTGATCGTCAAACTACCCAAGGTTTAGTAGTTGCTGAAATCAGTCCAAACGGAAAAGATGCTGCAATTATTGCTCTAAGTTGCGAAACTGACTTTGTTGCAAAAACTGATGGTTTTATCGAACTATCTAAAATTATTGCTCAAAAAGCTTTGGAGGCAAAACCTGCAAATATTGATGAATTAAAACAAATTAATGTAAACAACCTTACTATTCAGGATATGATTATGGATAAGGTTGCTGCTATTGGCGAACGTATAGATGTTACATATTACGAGCATATTTCTGCTGAACATGTTTTCTCTTATATTCATCAGGGAAGTAAAATTGGAACTCTTGTTGGATTCAACAAAATGGTTTCAAACCAGCAAATAGGAAAAGATGTTGCAATGCAAATTGCAGCAATGAGTCCAATTGCTATTGACAAAGATGATATTTCAAAAGAAATGGTAGAGAAAGAAATTGAAATTGGTAAAGAACAAGCTCGTGCAGAAGGAAAACCAGAAGCAATGTTAGAGAAAATTGCAATGGGTAAACTTAATAAGTTTTACAATGAAAGCACTTTATTAAATCAGGAATTTGTTAAAGATAATAAAATGACCGTTCGTCAGTATATCCAAAATGGCGACAAAGATCTTTCTATTACAGTTTTTAAACGTTGTTCTATTACACTTTAA